The DNA sequence tcaCATCTAGTAAAAATATCACGTGGAATGGTTTGAAGATTTTTATTACTTGGTGTCCACTCGCAGTAAAAATACCATTACTTttaacaaagaattttaaattgacAAAAGTTTGTTACcgaaaatttattttagcattgtcaaaaagtatctattttaaatatttgtaaactacCCTATTGTGTTACTGTGAATACACCCATTCAGTGTTTTCTTATCTCTCAGGATGCGTGGTAATTTTTAGGGCCTATATAAGGGAGGATCTTCAAGAACGCGTTCACTTACAGTTTAGACTGACGCCAGTGACTATCTACACATTGTGAAGTAAAGTGATCGTAATAGTTTCAAACTAATAATGTATTCTGTGAACGAGATTGAAATATCAAATCAAGGCAGTGCTGGTGCTGCATCACGCTCGCCACTTAAAGCTGCACTTCAGAAATCTCACAAGGAAACAAGTGGACTGAAACAAGCAGCAATCGATAGATACAGAGATTTTATACGGAGAGAGAAAAAGAGCTACAACGACAAGAAGTGGAAAAAGGTTAAAGAAGAACGAAAACAACCAACTGATGCTGAACCTTGCTACCGTACTGCGTTGAAGGAGAGTCGGTCCATAAGAGAGTTTCAGTGTCTTAATAAAATTGACGAAGGAGCATACGGCGTTGTGTTTAGAGCTCGCGACAAGTCAACAGACGATATAGTGGCTCTGAAACGACTTAAAGCGCTTAACGAAACAGAAGGATTATCCATTGCTGCTGAGAGGGAATTAAACACTCTGCTCAAACTAAAACATCCCAACATTGTCGCAGGATGGGATATAGCAGTGAGCTCTAAAAGAAATCATGTGTATGTGGTAATGGAGTACGTACCGCACCAGTTGAGAAGTTTTTGGAGACGATGCGACAAAACCATTTGCTGTTCGGCCCAGAACACATAAAATGTGTCATGTCGCAACTGCTGAGGGCGGTACAGTATCTTCATACCAATCACATCATACACAGAGATCTCAAGACTCACAACATCCTACTGACCCAAGACGGTGTTCTTAAAATAGCAGACTTTGGTATGACTCGAGAGTATGGATTCCCTCTTCAACAATATACACCCGGCGTGTGCACGCGCTGGTACCGTGCGCCTGAACTGCTGTTGCTCAGCCCACAATACTCCACTCCCATTGACATGTGGAGTATCGGGTGTATATTGTACGAATTGGTTTACTTGTGTCCACTGTTTCCTGGCACGTCTGACTTAGATCagttgaacaaaatatttatagatttaggAACGCCTTCAGACGCAACTTGGCCCGGGTTCAGCTCATTACCATCGATACAAAATATCATTTTGAACGACTATCCACCGGGTGGGTTGCGCAAAAAGATAAACTGCAAAGATCTTTCCGAAAGCGGTTTATCTTTATTGGAAGGGTTATTGACGTATAATCCGGCAAGGAGAGTGACAGCAGCCGCTGCTTTAGAGCACGCATTCTTCAAGGAGCAGCCGGTGGCCATCGAGCCGGCCATGTTCCCGATGGCGATGCAGTCGGAGGACAGTGACCAGTACTCCGCCACTGAACCGGAAGAGGATTGCGGCTCTCACCCTTAGCGGTTGCGGCTCTCGCTAGACGCATTGGATAGaattgtaaatagtttttagttttattttagtaatagtttaattttaagcagccttcatttattattagttattagttaaaattataatatcactaGATGTAAGTCGTTTTATGAATATGTCaattaagaatttatttgtaagttgtagtttttaaatgtataatataccTTTTTATTGAAGTATacgtatgtaaatatatttgtgaatgttaaattaatataattatagttttttttatttaattattatgtacgcctaatttatacacatttaagcaaaaattaaaatattttgttatgcagtaaatacattttgttaattaaacagTTCCTGACTTTATGTTATGATACtagaaaatgttaataaaaaaataaatgttactaaatattttaagaccaattttaatattcacgagatttttcaataaacgtttaaaaagtgtaatatacacaaaagacagaaaaaaataccatacaaatacatacatacataacagcACGCCTGTCTAACATGGAAGTAGTCACACATTAGTCtattcatgcatgctcgtcggtagtattaaaaaaaataccacttttttaaaaacctacttcaaatattattttatttcatacgaAGGTaaactcgttttttttttcaataaactaaTATGCATCAATGACTGAATGAATGTATGATCAAAACCTTTTCTGACGTACCTATTTGTCTTCTTTTACTAATCACATCTAGTAAAATATCACGTAGAATGGGTTGAAGATTTTTATTACTGGGTGTCCACTCGCAGTAAAAAACCATTACTTttaacaaagaattttaaattgacAAAAGTTTGTTATCGAAAATTAATTCTAGCATTGTCAAAAAGtgtctattttaaatatttgtaaactacCCTATTGTGTTACTGTGAATACACCCATTCAGTGTTTTCTTATCTCTCAGGATGCGTGGTAATTTCTAGGGCCTATATAAGGGAGGATCTTCAAGAACGCGTTCACTTACAGTTTAGACTGACGCCAGTGACTACCTACACATTGTGAAGTAAAGTGATCGTAATAGTTTCAAACTAACAATGTATTCTGTGAACGAGATTGAAATATCAAATCAAGACAGTGCTGGTGCTGCATCACGCTCGCCACTTAAAGCTGCACTTCAAAAATCTCATAAGGAAACAAGTGGACTGAAACAAGCAGCAATCGATAAATACAGAGATTTTATAAGGAGAGAGAAAAAGAGCTACAACGACAAGAAGTGGAAAAAGGTTAAAGAAGAACGAAAACAACCAACTGATGCTGAACCTTGCTTCCGTACTGCGTTAAAGGAGAGTCGGTCCATTAGAGAGTTTGAGTGTCTAAATAAAATTGACGAAGGAGCATACGGCGTTGTGTTTAGAGCTCGCGACAAGTCAACAGACGATATAGTGGCTCTGAAACGACTTAAAGCGCTTAACGAAACAGAAGGATTGTCCATTGCTGCTGAGAGGGAATTAAACACTCTGCTTAAACTAAAACATCCCAACATTGTCGCAGGATGGGATATAGCAGTGAGCTCTAAAAGAAATCATGTGTATGTGGTAATGGAGTACGTACCGCACCAGTTGAGAAGTTTTTGGAGACGATGCGGCAAAACCATTTGCTATTCGGCCCAGAACACGTAAAATGCCTGATGTCGCAACTGCTGAGGGCGGTACAGTATCTTCATGCCAATCATATCATACACAGAGATCTCAAGACTCACAACATCCTGCTATCGAAAGACGGTGTTTTAAAAATAGCCGACTTTGGAATGACTCGAGAGTATGGATTCCCTCTTCAACAATATACACCCGGCGTGTGCACGCGCTGGTACCGTGCGCCTGAACTGCTGTTGCTCAGCCCACAATACTCCACTCCCATTGACATGTGGAGTATCGGGTGTATATTGTACGAATTGGTTTACTTGTGTCCACTGTTTCCTGGTACGTCTGACTTAGATCAATTGAACCGGATCTTTATGGATTTGGGAACGCCTTCAGCCGGCTTCAGCTCGTTACCATCGATACAAAACATCATTTTAGACGACTATACACCGGGCGGGTTGCGCAAAAAGATAAACTGCAAAGATCTTTCCGAAAGCGGTTTATCTTTATTGGAAGGGTTATTAACATATAATCCGGCTAGAAGAGTGACAGCAGCCGCTGCTTTAGAGCACGCATTCTTCAAGGAGCAGCCGGTGGCCATCGAGCCGGCCATGTTCCCGATGGCGATGCAGTCGGAGGACAGTGACCAGTACTCCGCCACTGAACCGGAGGAGGATTGCGGCTCTCACCCTTAGCGGTTGCGGCACTCGCTAGACGCATTGGATAGAATTGTAAAtaggttttagttttattttagtaatagtttaattttaagcaGTATTcgtttattattagttaaaattataatatcactaGATGTAAGTTGTTTCATGAATATCTCAATTTaggatttaatttttaagttatagtttttaatgtataataattttttattgaagtatacgtgtgtaaatatatttgtgattgtaaaattagtataattatagttttttatttaattattatgtacgcgttatttatacacatttaaccaataaataaaatattttgtttacagtaaatacattttgtttaattgttccTGTCTTTATGTTATGATACTAGAAAATGTTTATCTATATAAGGAAAACACAGTTTTAAGTGGGTTTTATTAGAGAGTACAAAAAGTGGTTTATacgatgtttattttgttatataatcataataactgtaaacaataattatgtatcagAATCAAAATACGAACTATTACaagaccaatttttattttcacgaGATTTTTCAATAAACTTCTAAAAAGTGTAATATACACAAAAGgacataatttgttttggaaactgaaacaaaacaatctGCCAAAAGTCATCGTACTTATATCACACAGACAAAGTTGGGGGCAgaagttacttttttaaatgaactTCTATGTAGTTTACTATCTACTTTGACGTACATAACTATAACTAGGTAATAACCTTCTCTTCTAATATGAAACAAAATTCTTTTGGCAAACAAACAATTCTTTGTTAGCAAACAAAACAACGAATAGTCAAAAGTTTAAATGAAACTCATTTAAACTCATTATCTAACGACCGACATTATATAACAACCGATCATAATCCAATATCTGTGACATGACGtctgtatttcattttatttgttaattacgCACAGATAGTTAATGTCCTAATCACAAATATTACGAATTTTAAGAAGTGgctattttgtgtaaataatcaGGTATAACGCTTTGAAGCTCTTTGACTCAGATCTTGTATAAACTGAGTCTAGCAGCTAAAATTGTTAACCAATCTTCATTCTAAACCTctaaatatatagatttttaacttataatcTCACAAGAAGCATAACAACAGCCGTTGCATTAGAGCATACTGCACAGAGCAGCCGGTGGCCATCGAGCCGGCCACGTTCCGATATCGATACAGTCGGTGGACAGTGATCAGTACTCGGTAATAGTATAAGCTAATCTAAATACGGAAAAAAGGGTACTACTTAAAACTGTTTGAGTTACCCATTCATCTGCTTTAACTGATCACTAATCAAATCCAGACAAAACCTTGGTATAAACAAACCACATGTAAGGGAATTTTGTAAGGCTAAAAGCTGGCATAAGACTTGTACTGAAATAATGTGTCCAAAGTTAGTAATAGTATGTTAGTAGGCTAGAACCTATATTTGAGCATTTCATTCAACTCGCTAGCTAAGAACAGCTTTTGCGTGATGCttgattcaaatttaaaacacacGAAGCTTACATTTAACTTTCTTTAGATACCTACATCAGCTACTACctggtattttaaattatgttttaaaacagtaaaaatattactttgagtGACAATATACAATGAAGGTCACACGAATTTCTTACTTATTGCTGCGCACAATACAATAGGTTTCGGGTGCAGCGATAAGCCAGCGATCCAGATAAGGAGTCGTGAAAAATTCTgagaaaattaattgttttagctTGACAAAACAGtatctgttttaatttattgtgaactACCCTATTGTGTTACTATGAATACGGGTGTATTCAGTGTTTTAGTATCTCTCAAGATGCGTGGTTATTTTTAGGGCCTATACAGGATGCCCTTGGAAGTATGGATCAAATCTAATAGATTAGAATCTTACAACGACAAGAAAcgtaaaaagaataaatatgaaCAAAAACAACCTACTGATGCTCAAACTAACTTCCACCTAGTGTCAAAGGACAGTCGGTCCATTAAAGAGTTccaatatcttaataaaattgacGAGGGAGCATACGGCGTTGTGTATAGAGCTCGCGATAAGTCAACAGACGAAATAGTTGCTCTGAAACGGCTTAAAGCTCTAAACGAAACGGAAGGATTCTAAATTGCTGCTCTGGGGGAGCTAAAGATACAACTTCCTAACATTAGGGCTGGACGGGAGAGAGCAGTAGGCTCTAGAAAAAATgctgtataatataattttatgttaagtaACCCTATTCTTTAAGTTTTTGTCTACTGAAGGCGAAGTGTGCTTAGCTACATAATTACTGTTACCACTTTTTTTGTACCATATTTCggcaaataaagattttatttttataattatcaaataataaataaaagaagcaACTAGCCTTTCTtctaatatgaaataaaaaaaaatggcaataaaacaattctttcataacaaacaaaacaacgaaTTGTCAAAAGTTTAAATGAAACTCATTTAAACTCATTATCTAACGGCCGACATTATATAACAACCGATCATAATCCAATATCTGTCATTAGACGTCTGTATTTcattatacttattaattacgTATCAGTAGTTAATCAAATATTTCCGATATTAGTAAATGGGccttttaaatgtaaatgattTAAAGTAGTAAAGACAAAATATCATCTAGTTACAAGATTGTGCAGAATGAGTTGAACATTTTGACTACTGGGTGTCCACCGGTAGTAAACTAAAGAAAGTTTAGCATTCTCGATaaagaaattttcaaaagtCGA is a window from the Spodoptera frugiperda isolate SF20-4 chromosome 10, AGI-APGP_CSIRO_Sfru_2.0, whole genome shotgun sequence genome containing:
- the LOC126911168 gene encoding cyclin-dependent kinase 11B-like yields the protein MSQLLRAVQYLHTNHIIHRDLKTHNILLTQDGVLKIADFGMTREYGFPLQQYTPGVCTRWYRAPELLLLSPQYSTPIDMWSIGCILYELVYLCPLFPGTSDLDQLNKIFIDLGTPSDATWPGFSSLPSIQNIILNDYPPGGLRKKINCKDLSESGLSLLEGLLTYNPARRVTAAAALEHAFFKEQPVAIEPAMFPMAMQSEDSDQYSATEPEEDCGSHP
- the LOC126911169 gene encoding cyclin-dependent kinase 11B-like, giving the protein MSQLLRAVQYLHANHIIHRDLKTHNILLSKDGVLKIADFGMTREYGFPLQQYTPGVCTRWYRAPELLLLSPQYSTPIDMWSIGCILYELVYLCPLFPGTSDLDQLNRIFMDLGTPSAGFSSLPSIQNIILDDYTPGGLRKKINCKDLSESGLSLLEGLLTYNPARRVTAAAALEHAFFKEQPVAIEPAMFPMAMQSEDSDQYSATEPEEDCGSHP